One Streptomyces sp. 840.1 genomic window, TGTTCGGGCCGGGCGTCAGCGCCATCCCCAGTTCCACCAGGGCCATTCCGCCGGCTGCCGCCGCTGAGATCATCACATCGGCCACCATGCCAGACGCGACGTACTCCCTGAACTTCACCCGGCTGCGGCCCGGCGGGGGCTCTCCCCTCGCGGAAGCGATCTCCTGGGGTGACCACTGCCTACGAGGCGCACCCGGCCCCGTACTCCGTTTGCGTCCCGTCTTCGGTGGCGACGGCTACACCGCTTCGCGGCGCGACCATTCGTCGTCTGTCAGATCCCCCACGAGCCACACCGAGATCGTTCCGCGAGCTTGATCAACCATTCGGACACGTCTCGGCTCGGAACCTGCGGCTGGAATCCTCGACTGTCCCCACTGGGTCCGGGACAGCAAGTCGCTTGTCCTCAACCGCGCTTGAGGTTCTACGGTCTTCGTATGACCTGCACAGCGTGCAGGCTCCACACTGAAGCAGCAGGACGGGATATCCCATGACGACACAGCAGGTCCCTGACGCCGAACTCGCCGGACAGCCCGCCGCATACTGGACCGGTGTCGCCTACGAGGCACTCATCGCCCACATCCGGGCCCGGCAGGCCGAAAGGGGCTATACCCAGCCCCAGTTCTGGCTGCTGCGCAACCTGTCGGCGAACGACATATCTCCCGATGGCAAGGGGATGACGCTGTCCGAGCTGCAGGAGGCCATGGCCTCCTACATCCGCCCCGAGGATGATCTGGCAGCGGAGGCCGAGGTGCTCCTGGATCGCGGCTGGCTGACCCGGGACGCCGAGCATCGGCTGTGGCTGACCGCAGAAGGGGAACAGACTCGCGTCGACTTCGCGAGCAGCGCCCCCGCGATCCGCGCCGTCCTCCACGAGGGCATCGATGATGCGGACTACGTCACCACGGTGAAAGTGCTCCAGCGGCTGATCCGCAACGCGGGAGGACCGGTCGCCTGACAAGCCACCGGCCGCGCGGGAGCGATGTCAGCGCTGCTCGCTAGGCTCCCGGCCATGAGCGAATCAACTCCCCAGTCGTCACCGTCCACGACCACTTCTGAAGCGGACTCTCTGCTTGCGGTGCTGGAGCGCAACCGCCGGACCTTCGCCTGGAAAACGTCCGGACTCGACGAGAGCGGGTTGCGTGCGACCACGGCCGCCAGTTCGATGACGCTGGGCGGACTCATCAAGCACGTGGCCTTGGTCGAGGCGGACTGGCTGGCCGTGAAGCTGGCCGGCCGCGAGCACGGGGCGCCTTGGGACTCCGTGGACTTCGACGCCGACCCCGACTGGGAATGGCGGACCGGAGCGTTGGACTCTCCGGATGACGTGTACGCACTCTGGCGCGCTGCTGTCGACCGGTCGCGGGAGCTCGTGAGCGAGGTCATAGCGGAGCGCGGGATCGACGGACCGGCATCGTTCACCTGGCCGAACGGTCGTACACCCAGTGTCCGCGACATGCTCCTGGACATGATCGAGGAGTACGCACGACACACAGGCCACGCCGACATCCTCCGCGAGGCGGTGGACGGCTGCGTGGGCGAGAACGCACCCAAGGACTTCACACTCTGAGGCGGGGCCAGACGGCTTCAGCGGGGTTGAGCTCGGTTGCGCAGGGCGGGAGTTGGCAGACCGACAGCCAGTCACGGGCCGCGATCAGCCGCTGCCCGGGGCGGGTGCATATCGGCGCGGCGGGTGAGACACGTTTCGTTCGCGCCAGGGCACCGTGACCGGGAGCGTCAGTCCAGCCTGATCCGCGCGGCCACCGGCAGATGGTCGCTTCCGGTGGACGGCAGGGTGCGGATGTCGACCACCGTCGCCGAGCCGGCCATGACCTGATCGATCCTGGCCATCGGGAACGACGCCGGGAAGCTGAAGGCGAACCCCCGCTCCGCCACGTTCAGCCGTGAGGTGAGCGGAGACAGCCCCCGGTCCTCGACCGTGCCGTTGAGGTCTCCCATCAGGACCACCTTGCCGGTCTTCTCGGCGGCGAGGGCCCGGCCCAGCAGACCGGCACTCTCGTCCCGCAGGGAGGAGGCGAGTCCGCTCGTCCGGATGCGGACCGAGGGCAGGTGCGCGACATACGCCGCGACGTCACCGTGCGGGGTGTGGGCCACCGTGCGCAGCCCCCGGCTCCAGCCCTCCTCGATCCCGTCCGGCCTGATGTCCACCAGCCGGGTACCGGACAGCGGATGCTTCGACCAGAGCCCGACGGTGCCCCGGACCTCGTGGTACGGGAAGTCCGGGGCGAGGGTCTTCTCGTACACCGGGAGCGCGGCCGGTACGAGCTCCTCCAGCGCGATGAGATCGGGACCGGCACCGGCCAGGGTGCGGGCCGTGCCCGCCGGGTCGGCGTTCTCGTCGCTGACGTTGTGCTGCACCACGACCAGATCCCGCGTACCGGCGTCCGCCCCGGGCCCGAGCAGCCCGCCGAAGAGGTACGTCCACACGGAGACCGGCAGGAGCAGGGCCATCAGGGCGGTGGCCGAGCGGCGCACCAGGGCCAGGACGAGCAGGAGTACGACGACCACGCCGAGCCAGGGCAGGAACGCCTCCAGCAGACTCCCCAGGTGTCCGGCGGAGTTGGGCACCTGCCGGTGGAGCGCCAGCAGAGCGCCCGTCAGCACCGCGAGGACCGCGAGGACCCGCCCCCGCGCCGGAAGGGGCCGCAGCCGGGGCGCCGCCGCCCCCTCCCCCTCCGCCGTCGGCCTCATTCCGCTGTCCACGCGTTCCGCCATGTCTTCCCGTCCGCTCGGTCCTGCCTATCAGGACGGGCTGCGGGCCCGATCAGTTTCAGCGGCCGCGCCGTGCGGCCTCCGCCCGCCCCGGGCGGGTGACGGAGCCCGCTGCCGTACAGTCC contains:
- a CDS encoding MarR family transcriptional regulator, whose protein sequence is MTTQQVPDAELAGQPAAYWTGVAYEALIAHIRARQAERGYTQPQFWLLRNLSANDISPDGKGMTLSELQEAMASYIRPEDDLAAEAEVLLDRGWLTRDAEHRLWLTAEGEQTRVDFASSAPAIRAVLHEGIDDADYVTTVKVLQRLIRNAGGPVA
- a CDS encoding DinB family protein, coding for MSESTPQSSPSTTTSEADSLLAVLERNRRTFAWKTSGLDESGLRATTAASSMTLGGLIKHVALVEADWLAVKLAGREHGAPWDSVDFDADPDWEWRTGALDSPDDVYALWRAAVDRSRELVSEVIAERGIDGPASFTWPNGRTPSVRDMLLDMIEEYARHTGHADILREAVDGCVGENAPKDFTL
- a CDS encoding endonuclease/exonuclease/phosphatase family protein; this translates as MRPTAEGEGAAAPRLRPLPARGRVLAVLAVLTGALLALHRQVPNSAGHLGSLLEAFLPWLGVVVVLLLVLALVRRSATALMALLLPVSVWTYLFGGLLGPGADAGTRDLVVVQHNVSDENADPAGTARTLAGAGPDLIALEELVPAALPVYEKTLAPDFPYHEVRGTVGLWSKHPLSGTRLVDIRPDGIEEGWSRGLRTVAHTPHGDVAAYVAHLPSVRIRTSGLASSLRDESAGLLGRALAAEKTGKVVLMGDLNGTVEDRGLSPLTSRLNVAERGFAFSFPASFPMARIDQVMAGSATVVDIRTLPSTGSDHLPVAARIRLD